The Nitrospira sp. genome segment TCTCACGTTCCCTGATGGCCAGCAACTTCGTGCCTTGGTGCAGCGTAGGGCTTGGCAATTGGGACCTTGGGTTCTGGCGGGACTGGGTGTCGGCGCTATGGCATCGTTCCTCGGGCTGGCGATTGCCGATATTCAAGGAGCCGCGTTGGCTCAATTATTGACTGTGACGATCCTCGGCGGTGTTCTTGCCCTCTGTGCCTATTTTGGCGGGCTCTATCCTTCCACATCATGGGTTCACACGCTCCGTCAGACCGCACCGGTTGAATTGTTGAAATATTGGTGGTGGCCTGGGATGGCCTTTGCCTCAACCTATTATTTAGTGACGATGGGGCTGTTGCTGTTTGTGCTGAGGCAGCCGACGATCACGCCGGGCTCAGCCGCCGTGATGGGCGCGCTGGTGACGGCGATGATGGGTGTGTACGGGTATTATCTGGGCAATCGCCGTCATGTGGAAGATGAACAGGCTCCGCAACTATCGAGTGGAATGTTGCGTTGCCCGTTTGTGATGGGGATTCTTGGGAAGACGGTCGGCACTGACGGTGCGGCTGAGGAGTTGCTGCTCGGGAAGACCGGAACGAAGGGGTAGGTGTATGGGTCAAGGATTCAGATTGAAGCGTTCTGCGATCAGGATTGCGACCTGCATCGCGACGGTCGCGATCGCCATTGGATGCGCGTGGAATGGACCAGATCTCTCATTTGCAGAGTTATCGACCGATGTGTACTTCGGCACTGAGGGGACTCCACAGGGACCGGCGGTTCCTGCTCCGCATGAGACGGCTTATCCGCGAATCGGCTCCTTGGACAGTCGGTTGCTGGTGTGGTTCGTGACACAGCAACATACCTACTTCGGCGGTTTCGTGCTCGCCCTTCCTTTATTTTGCGCGCTGCTCGAGTTCCTGGGTTTGACAACGAAGAAGCCAGCCTTGGCCCTTCGTTACGACGGTCTCGCGAGAGATCTGGCGAAGGTGGCGGTTTTGTCACTGTCGGTGACGGCGCTCATCGGCAGTACGATGTTGACGATGTTCATCACGCTGTACCCCAGTTTCATGACATATATGGGCGGGACGTTTAAAGGCTTCATGCCGGCCTACGCTGCCGTGTTCCTCGGTGAGACGCTGCTGCTGATCGTCTATTACTACGGTTGGAATCGGATGACGGATCGTGGCATGAAGTGGATCCACGCGGCGATCGGTATCCTGACGAATATTGTGGGGACAGCGTTGCTGACGCTGGTAAATTCTTGGTCTGCCTTCATGATGTCGCCGGCAGGGGTGGATGCGCAGGGGCGGTTCTTGGGGAATACCTGGCATCTGCTGCATTCCGCCCTCTGGAACCCGCTCAATGTTCATCGCTTCCTCGCGGACATCATGTCAGGCGGGGCGGTGGTGCTGGCCTATGCCTGTTATCGGTTTTTTACGAGCAAGACCGACGAGGAGCGAGCCTATTTCGATTGGGTCGGATATGTCTTTCTGTTTGTCACGGTCTGCGCGCTCATGCCCATGCCCATTGCCGGCTACTGGCTGATGAAGTCGGTGTTCATGTTTCGCCAGACTATGGGTGTGACGATGATGGGTGGGTTGCTCACATGGCTGTTTGTGGTCCAGGCACTCTTGATCGGTGTCTTGTTCCTGGGGATCAACTACTACCTCTGGCAGAGTATGGCTCGAATCAAAGGGGGCGAGCGCTATCAGCCTTACTATCAGCTCTTGTTGGGCGTGTTGATGCTGGCGCTCTTTATTTGGCTGACACCGCACACCCTGTTGATGTCTGCGAGTGAAGTGAAGGCGATGGGAGGAGCTCAGCATCCCGTGATCGGCAACTACGGAGTCATGTCGGCCAAAAATGGCGCCGTCAACATCTTGATTCTCGTCACTGCGCTCAGCTTTTTGTACTATCGCCGTGCGAATCGTACGATGACGATCTCGTGGGTCAGGACCGGAAACGCCCTCATCGCGATACTGTACGTGGTGGGTGCGTTGAACGTCATCTGGCTGTCTGTCTATGGGTTCTATTTGCCGGCAAAGGTTCGGGTCGGCCTTTCAGCTCCCCAAGCCCTCACGACGCTGACTGTGATCGTGGTTGGTGTGGTGATCAATCGTCTCATGCTTAGAGGAGCGGTGGTGCATGGCCCCATTCAGTGGGGGAAAATTCCGCTGCGCGGCATGGTCGGATTGTTCGGGTTAGCGGCATCCTTCAGTTGGGTCATGGGGTTGATGGGGTACATTCGCTCATCGGGACGCTTGTCTTGGCATGTCAGTGAGCTGATGGCCGATGTTTCGCCATGGGCCTTCACCCCGGACCTCCAATTCGCTACGAAAATGGTGACGCTGAATATGGTGGTGTTTTGGGTGGCGGTCCTCGCGCTGTTTTGGATGTGCGAGAGAGCACAGCAGCCGGTGATGGGTGAGGAATTCCGCGACAAACAAACTCCCCTACTCACGCCGGTTCCATCGCAAGAAACGTAGAAAGGGAATGAAGGATATGAAGCGTCGGGTTCTGCGTTGTGCAGCAATCGTTCTCAGCGTGCCGATGAGCCTTGTTATGTGGCAGCCATCCGTGTTTGCGCAAGGGCAACCATTAGTCCTGGAAGACTTTCAGGCGAAGGAAGCGGATGGATTTCCTTCGCAATGGGATCACGAAAATCAGCGAAGTCAATCGAAAGGCCGGGAAGCCTACAAGGTGCGGTCGGAGAACGGCACGAACTTTCTGTCGGCAAAAGATGCCGGTCAGCGAATCAAGAAGAAAAAAATCGACTGGGATCCCAAGGCCTATCCCATTTTGACCTGGCGCTGGCGTCTCAACAAAGCAACGACTGGAACAGAACCGCTGGCTGCAGTCTATGCTTCCCTCGATACCGATCTCCTCTTCATCCCGGTCTTCACAAAATATGTGTGGAGCGAGTCGAAACCGGATGGCACTTTAACGGAAGGCGGCATGTTTAGTGGCTCCGAGATTGTCGTCCAGACTGGAACGAAGGAGATCGGGCAATGGTTTGAGGAGCGTGTGAACGTGTACGAGGACTTCAAGCGGATTCACAAGCATGAGCCGGCGGAGAAGGCTTGGGGCATATCCATTATCGCGACACCTGGTGTTGAAATCGATTTTGGTCCGCTGATTGCCGTTTCGGCCAAGTAGCAATCCGTCTTTTCGATCCATGAAAGATCGATGTGATGACGAGGCGCAAAGCGTTTGATATCGCCCTAGGAATGACCGTGATGGGTACGGTCGGTACTCTGATCGGGCTGACCTTGGGCGGTGGGCTGATGCCCGTTGCCATAGCCGTTGGACTTGTTCTCGGGGTGGTGATCGGCTTTCTCGGCGGGCGTCGATTCCTCATCAGTATTCTGATCGGGACGGTGCTGGGTGGCGCGTTAGCCTGGATGCTGGTCGGAGTGGAGCGGGTGTGGGTTGGTGCCGGAGCAGGAGCTGCAATGGGTGGCTTCCTTGGCGTCCAGATTTCCATGCTGCTCGATGTGCGTGCTGCCAAGAAGGCGGCATTGGAACAGGGTGTGAAATCGGCGTCTTATCGGTAATTCCTACAAGTTGTAGAGGTGTCCGTGGAAAACAAGGGCGTCTTAGTCGGTTCCATCGTTTTCGTGTTTGCGTCGTTCTTTCTCATGATCGGCATGCTGGTCTACGAGTCCTATAAGGCAAATCAAATGAAACAGCTTGTCATGTCGGTAAAATCGGAAGCCCGACCGATGGCGAACAGCTTACCGGCTCAGGATTTCTCGATGTACAAGACGAAGACGGGGGATGAAGGTCGGGAGATGGTGCAGATCCCCGAAGGCCCTTTTACGATGGGAAGCAATGAAGGGGATCCGGATGAGGCTCCCGAGCATCAAGTATACCTTAAGGTGTTTTACCTCGATAAAAATGAAGTCACCCAAGAGGAATACATGCGCTTCGCGAAAATGACCAAGCGCCCTCTGCCCAGGATCGAGGTGTTCGAAGACGATCAGTCGAAGGTTTTGAAGCCGGGATTGGCTGCCATGAGTGTTTCCTGGGACGAGGCGGCCGCCTACTGCAAGTGGGCCGGCAAGAGACTTCCAACGGAAGCTGAGTGGGAGAAGGCCGGCCGTGGCGAGAGCAAGAAAAGATATCCATGGGGAGATAAGTTTGTCACGAATGCCGCCAACCTCGACGGCAGTGAAGACGGGTATAAGTATCTTTCCCCTCCTGGGTCCTTCGACGCGGGACGGAGTTCCTACGGCCTCTATGACATGACTGGTAACGTCGCGGAGTGGGTCGAAGATTCCTACGATGAGCACTACTACAAGAAATCTCCGTTTCGTGATCCAAAAGGACCAGAAAACGCAGATCTCAAAGTCGTGCGCGGTGGCTCATGGCGGGAAACCGAGCATAATGCGAGACTGTCAAAGCGATTTGCGGCCAAACATTGGCGAACAGATGTGACGATCGGTATTCGTTGCGCAAGTGATCTGGATCAAGCCGGGGGTGGTCCTGAGTCTTAGTATGCTGGAAACCAAGTTCAAGGTTGTCTTCTTGCTCGTCGTATTGGCCTGTGCCGCCATGCCCATCGTTGCGATTTTGCGAGGGACCACCGTAACGCCGTATGAAAAGCCGGTGCCTGGAACCAGCGCCGAAATTGAGTCGGTGGCAGATAGCGCTCCTGAAGAGGAACCTATTCCGGATGAGATGGTGACGATTCCGGCGGGGCCGTTCGTTCGCGGAACTGAGAGCGAGGGGTTCGATGAGCGACCGCAACGAACCATCTACTTGGATATGTTTGCTATCGATCGGTACGAAGTGACGAATCATCACTATCAGCAGTTCGTCCTGGCGACCGACCATCGGAAGCCCGGGCTACCCGCGCGTTACGCCAAGAGCGGTGGAAGGATGAAAGGAGCAAATCAGCCGGTCGTCTATGTATCGTGGGATGATGCGATGGAGTACTGCCGATGGAAAGGGAAGCGACTTCCGACGGAAGCCGAGTGGGAGAAAGCTATGCGTGGTACGGACGGAAGGCTCTGGCCATGGGGGAACAAAGAGCAGGCCAATGGCGCCAACTGGGCCCGAGTGCCGGATGGGTATGAGGTATCCGCGTCGGTGGGAATTTTTCAGACTGACAAGAGCCCCTATGGAGTGATGGATGGAGCGGGCAACGTCATCGAGTGGGTGGCAGATTGGTACGATGAAGCGTACTACAAGAGCTCGCCGGAAGAGAATCCACCGAGCCCTGAATATGGCACCTACCGGGTGCTTCGCGGCGGAGGCTATACGACGACCGGAGGAGATGTTCGAATCACTAGTCGAAGCAAGATGATGCCGGACTTTCGAGATGAGACGATCGGATTTCGTTGCGCAATTTCAAAGACAGAAATGAAAGAAGAGGGGGAGAAAAAGCCAGATGAATTTACAGAAAATCGAAGTAGTAGAGAATCAAAAACACGGCCAAAATGAGGTTGACAACCATGCCGGCCAAAACTATAATGTCAAACACTTTTGAGTTTTTCGTCACGGGTGCTCCTGTTTGATGCGTCCAGATGCGACAAAATCTGATAACACAGGGTTGGATGTCTGTCAAGAAACTGTAGTGTTTTTGGATATCTTGTAAATTCTATTTCTTGAGCAGGAGTAAAGAGAACAATGGCAACAGCTACACCTGACAGCGAAATAAAGATAAAAATCGGCAAGATGATTTTCTACATCACCTGCGCCGTCGGGATATGGTTTTTCTACTGGCTTGCTGGAATCCAATGTCCCTGCTGAGATCGTGAATCTCGCCTAAACCACAGGGCTCTGGTTCGCAGTTCAATCAAGATATGGCCAGGTAAAAATAGAGGAGAAGAGGGAATGAGCGCGTTGAATAATCCAGTCATTGCCGTGATTGTCTCTCTTGTTATCGCGGTCGGCTATTTTACGTTTGTTGACCATTACCTAATGGATATGCAGGGGCTGGACTTCTGGTACCTGTTCCGAAAATAGGCCGTGAGAGGTAGTCAAGCCTTCTGCTGAACATCCTCAATTTAACATAAGTGTATTTAAGGAGGTATTCCATGGGCCTTTTAACCGGCAAGCGCGTATTTTCGATCATGGCGCTCTGCATGATGGTCGGCCTCCTTCTACTCCCAATCGTCATAGCTCTGCCTTCGCCGGCTATCGGTGAAGAGGCTCCTGCTGGCGATGCGGCGAAGAAGGATGGAGATAAAGTTGAGAAGGGTCGGGATGTCTATTACAAGACAGAGGGTATCGTAGTCGGCGCTCCCGCTCCTAAGACCACGGATGGTCCCAAGGACTATCCGCGATACAACTTCGAAAGTCGTGTCTTGATCTGGTTCGCCAACCAACAGCATCTTTATTATGGGAGCTTCGTGTTGGCTGTGCCGATTTTCTGTATGATCATCGAGTTCATGGGCGTCGTGACCAAGGACAAGGCGCTTGCGAAGCGTTACGATCAACTGGCCTATGATTTTATCAAGATCAGTCTCACGGCTTACTCACTCACGGCCATTCTTGGTGGCATTCTGATCTTTACATTTCTGACTCTGTATCCGGCGTTCTTCGGGTATCTGTCCAGTATCTTCCGCCCAGTCATGCATATCTATGCATTGATGTTCGTGGCTGAGAGCGGGACCCTCTATATCTATTATTATGGGTGGGACAAGATGAAGGAGGGTTTCCTCAAGTGGATTCATCTGAGCATGTCGGTGGTTTTGAACGTTATCGGCACGCTGCTCATGTTCCTGGCGAATTCTTGGATCGGGTTCATGATGTCGCCCGCCGGTGTCGACGAGCAGGGTCGGTACTTGGGGAATATCTGGCATGTTATTCATACTGCCTTGTGGAATCCTCTCAACCTCCACCGCATTCTGGGCAACATGGCGTTCGGTGGAGGAGTCGTGGCCGCCTACGCCGCGTATAAGTTCCTGTCGGCGAAGACCGAAGAGGACCGTGCCCACTACGATTGGATGGGCTACATCGCAATGGCGCTTGGCGTGGCCTTCTTGATCCCATTGCCATTCGCCGGATATTGGCTCATGCGCGAGGTGTACGCGTATCGTCAGCAGATGGGCATCACTTTGATGGGCGGTTTGCTTGCCTGGTTGTTTATTATCCAGGCCACGATGATCGGTATTCTTTTCTTGAGCACCAATTACTATCTCTGGCAGGCAATGGGCCGTATGCGCGGCGCTGAGAAGTATCAACGGTACATTAAATATCTTGTGTTTCTGCTCATCTGCGGATTCTTGGTGTTTATTACGCCGCACACCATGGTGATGTCGCCGGCTGAATTGAAGGCCATGGGAGGACAGCAGCATCCGGTGCTGGGTAACTTTGGGGTCATGTCGGCGAAGAATGGCGGCATCAACGTCATTATTACGACGACCGTCCTGAGTTTCATTTGGTATATGCGAGGTAATAAGGTCTCAACCGTCTCATGGGCGAAGTTCGGGAACATCTTTATGGGAGTATTCTTTGCCTGCGCGTACATCAACATTATCTGGCTTGCTATTTACGGGTATTACATTCCTGCGAACGTGCGAGTCGGGTTATCCGTTCCGCAAGTGGCGACAACCTTGTCATGCCTCTTCTTTATGTTCGCGCTGAACACTGTGATGATGAAGGGGGCAAAGCAAATGGGGCCGATTGAGTGGGGTAAGATTTCCGTCCGCTCACAGTATGCCCTCATCATGTTGGCGACGGCTTTCACCTGGATGATGGCATTAATGGGCTATATTCGCTCTTCCGTTCGCCTGTTCTGGCACGTCAATGAGATCATGCGGGATAACTCCCCTTGGGCCTATACGCATACGGTTGGATTCGCCGCTAACATGATTTCATTCAATGTACTGTTTTTCTGGATCAGTATCCTTTTCGTCTTCTGGATGGGCAGCTTGGCGGCAAAGAAGGCTCCGGTGGAGGCCAAAGCCGGCATCCCAGGCAGCGTCCCGCAGCCGGCTGCTAGTCACTAATCGGAGTCTTATAGTTGGCTCATCGGGGGAGATCTTTTCCCCCGGTGATAGCTGTAGGAGGTCAAGACCTTGGGTAATCTGATTGCTCAAACGCTCTCGGCGAGTTGGATGGCTCTGGCTATCCTTGCAGGCCTGATGGTTTATTTTCAGATGTCTATCAGCGACCCTGCTGCCAAAAAACGTGCGGTGTTCAAGACATTCATCGGAATTGTTTCCTGCTTCCTCCTGTTCATGGCAATCGTCAATTACAAAACTAATTTTTATGGCGAAAGTCGTTTGCTGCCGGTGTCTCTTGTGACGATTACCGTGACGACCTTCGTCATGGCGTTGTACTTTACCAATCTTAGTGCAATGTTGAGGGTCGGCGGGTTTATGTTTTTCGTGGCTGCGTTCCTTTCGGGATATGGGAACTGGCTTCCGCAAGTTGAGGGAGGGTTTCCTCCCAAAGAAGAAAAGTTGGATTTCAGCTCCATGACGTCTCAACAGTTGGCTGACGAAGGTGAAAAGATTATTTTTGGAGGGATTGGAAAGAATAAGGAGCAGGGGGCTATCGGAAAAGGTCAATGTCCACTGTGTCACGCCTTTCACGCCGGTATGCTGGGTGAGCGAGCTCCAAATCTCTTAGGTCTTCCGGAGCGTTCCGAGAAAGAACGGTTGGCAGATCCTAAGTATTCCAAGGGTAATCCGTCGAAGCGTGAATATGAAGTAAAGGAAGCGTTCCCAGGGTCTGGAACCGCTGAAAATGCTCTCGAGTATATTGCCGAATCCCATGCCTGTCCGAGCTGCTACGTTGTGGCTGGGTATGGAGTGAAGGGAACTAACGACAAGCAAAGTCCAATGCCGGCTATTCACAAGCCGCCTATCTCTCTCAGTCTTCCTGAGCTGGCAGCAGTAGACACGTGGTTCTATGTCCGTGAAGGGCGCGATGCTCCCTCTTTTGAAGAGATCGTAAAGGCCTACGAGAAGTTTATTCCAGAAGCAGACCGTCCTAAAATGGCCGAAGACAAGCCTGCGGGAGCCACTTCGTTGATGGCTGATGGGTCAGAACCTGTCGACCAGATTTTTGCTAAAGCACAATGTGTATCATGTCATACGATTCCAGGGATCCCTGGGGCAATGGGGACGATCGGTCCCAAGCTTGAAGAAGGCACTAGCGCTCCACAGCGCATAAAGGACCCCACGTATAAAGGTACTGCAAAATCTCCTGCTGAATACATCATGGAGTCTATCGTGGATCCCAGTGCCTATGTTGTAAAACCATTCCCGGATAACACAATGCCGAAAGTCTTCGGGCAGAAGCTGAGCGCTGGTGCTTTGAAGAAAATCGTCGACTATTTATCACAAGTCAAGACTGGAGCGCCGCCACCGAAGATTTGATAGCGTCCGGTTGTCTTTATCCGGAGACCAAAGGGAGTTTTCCAATGAAAGCGTTAATGTCGCTTGGTGCTCTGATAGGAGTAGCGGGGCTTCTCCTGCTGGGAGGGATGATCTTCGATGTTATTCCCTCGAATACCGTACGTTTAGTCGAAGGCTATATGCCCATGCAAATGCTTTTTGAGTTTGCATGCTTCGTCGCCGGCTTTGCAGGGCTGAGCTATATGATGAGCGCTATGGGCATGGCGCTTCCTCGTTTTTGGCAGGGGATCGGTTTCTGGGCGTTCGTTCTACTGTATTTGAAATTCCGCGTCTATCCACCGATTCCATTCAGCGTCCGCGCCATGTATGGCACCGTGTCTCTCGTCGCGGTCTTCATGTGGGTCTCGGCTAGTGAGGAAGATTGGAAGAAATTCAAGCAACCCATCATGAACGTACTCGACGCGCAGACCGGGATGAACAGACTATTGCGCTATGCCTATCTTGTGATTCTACCCATCCTTATCGGTGGGTTTTCCTACAACGTTATGATGCCTAAATCAGAAGAACCGATCGAGTTACGAACAGTTCACCCAGCGCCTCCGGCCAGCACAAAGGTTCATGGTAAGACCTATACATTGCAGACTTCACAGAATCCATACCGGGTGAATCAGGAAGGGAAATACGATCAGGAGTACACGAACGCCAATATTGTCGAGCAAGGTATGGGTCGGTTGATGAAACCGAATGCCAACCCATGGGATGACAAAAATCAGGGGTACTTGAAGTATGTGCGTGAGGGTGGAGAGATATTCTTCCAAAACTGTCATTTCTGCCACGGAGATAATCTTAACGGCCGCGGCCTACATGCCTTCGCCTTCAACCCGATTCCTGCAAACTTCACCGATCCCGGTACTATTGCTCAGCTTCAAGAAACATTCATCTTTTGGCGAGTTTCTAAAGGCGGCATCGGGTTGCCCAATGAAGGATTTCCTTGGGCCTCGGTTATGCCCCCATGGGAACAGCATTTAACGGTAGACGAAATCTGGAAGGTGATTTTGTTCGAATATTGGCACACAGGGTACTATCCACGAACCTGGGATTAGTCACCATAACCCTTTAGAATGCCAACCAGACATAACGAAGAAGAGGCTTAACATGATGGACAGCATAACTCAGAAGGCCGGAATTGCAGCGGTTGCTGCCTTCGGAGTGGTTCTAGTGTCTAGCGCGGGATATTCGTCCGTTTCAGCCCAAGGGCTTCCTGAGGGTTTTAAAAAGGGTGATCTCGCGCCAGAACCGTCGGCAGAAATGATTGAAGCAGGGAAGCGAGTCTATTTCACCAAGTGCGTCTGGTGTCACGGTGTCGATGGTGCCGGTGACGGACCTGGAGCTGATCGACTCTGGCCTCGCCCGCGAAACTTCAATCAAGGGACATTCAAGATTCGCCATACAGCGAGCGGCGAGTTGCCGTTGTTCGATGCGAAAAAGCCGATCCCAGGTCAAAACGATCTCTTTGAGACGGTTACTCATGGGCTGCCTGGTTCCGCTATGCCATCCTGGGAAGGCATTCTGACCGAAGAACAGCGTCTTCAAGTCCTGGCTTTCGTCACAACACAACTGGTCAAGGATCGAAAATTTACGGATAAACAGTCGGAAACTCAAACGGTATTACAGTTGGCTGAAATCAAGGCAAAACCCGCAACCGATGAAAGCAAGAAACGCGGTTCCGAACTCGTCGTCGAGAAGAAGTGCGTCGAATGCCACGGGATGGAAGGGCGTGGAGATGGGAACGCCTTTAATTTGAAGGACGACTGGGGTTTCTCGATTCAGCCGGCCGATTGGCACAAGTGCTGGAACTTCCGTGGGAGCCGTCAGGATCCATACAACGTGGGCAACATTTTTCGAACTTTCTCGACGGGTGTCAATGGTACGCCGATGCCCTCGTTTGCCGACAACACTACGGTTGATGAACGATGGGATATAGCGAACTTTGTTAATTCGCTCTGTGAAAGGGACGCATTAGGCAATCCGCTGCCGATTGATCCGTTGACCGATAAGCCGAAAATCAACTTCGTGGTCCCATCCGATCTCGTTGAGGGAGAAATTCCGACCGACATGGAACATGAAGCTTGGAAAAAAGCTCCGAAGCGATATGTGGCTATGGGTGGACAGATCACTCATAAACCTAGGAATTTCGTCAACCGGATCGACGATATCTGGGTGCGGTCACTCTACAATGATAAATCGATCGTGTACCTTTTGGAGTGGGATGATAGAACCAAGAGTGTCGCAGAGGGCAAACTTCCATGGGCTCCGACTCAGGTCAATATCGATATTAAGGAACAGGAGCCAAAGACAGGTGAAGGAGAATCCATTGCTGCTCACCAAAACAATTACACGGTATACAACGATGCGATTGCCATTGAGACAGCAGTAAAGTGGAAAGAGCTACCTGCGCCGATCAAGCCTCGCTACTTGTTTGGTACCAACGACCAATTCCCGGTTGATATCGTCAAGTGGGAAGCAGACGGATCCCTCCGCGCGTTCAAAGGCACGGGTTGGGATAAGGATTTTGAAGAACGTGATAACTACGAAGAAAGCATGAAGCTCTTGAAGGGCGAGTGGAAGGACGGTCGTTGGTATGTCATGATCCAACGGCCACTCGGCAATAAGAAGGATCAGGACTACGACGAGGATACATTCTTCGAGATGGGGCAATACATTCCGACGGTGTTCTTTGCCTGGGATGGCCACAATGGCGATGCGGGACGAAAGATGGCGGTTTCCGCATTTTTCTATACATTCATGAACCCGCCCATTCCGCGGGAAACGTACATCTATCCGGCAGTTATTGCGGTCGGTGTGGTGCTGCTCGAAGGGTGGGTCCTGACCCGTCGTGCGAACAAGAAAAAGGGTAAGACCCTGTAGCATTTCTTAGACACGCGCGTTAGCGTAGTAAGAAGATAGAGGGGGTGGGGCGACCTACCCCCTCTTTTTTTCAAACAGGTGACGTGCTCATGATCAGCGATGTGACGGGCGTCCTACTGGCCGGGGGAAAGAGTAGGAGGATGGGAGAGGACAAGCGATTTGTCCTTGTCGGTCAGCGGACTCTCTTTGAGCGAAGCTGCGCCGTTCTCTGTGAATTGTTTGAGCAGGTTTACGTTGTCATCGCTCAAGACAGTCCTTCGCTGCGAGCAGAAGTACCAGTGGTCCGCGATCTTATTCCAGACTGCGGAAGCCTTGGAGGATTGTACACGGGCCTTCAACGGGCTCAGACTCAACATATTTTCCTTGCTGCCTGTGATATGCCGTTCCTAAACCCGGATGTCATTCGGCATATGGTTCGCCTGAAAGACCAGGCTGATATTGTTATCAGTCGGTGGGCGAGTCGTCTGCAGCCGACTCATGCCGTGTACGGCCGAGACTGCCTTCCGGTTCTTGAGGAGATGATGAATCTCCATAATCGGAAGATTCAAAGCATGATAGGTCATCCCGCTCTTCGCGTGCGCGTGATTGCTGAAATGGAGATCAGGCAAATCGATCACGATGGATGTTCCATGTTCAACATCAATACGCCGGCCGATTTAGAGCGCGCTCGATCAGTGCACAATCCTGGTATGGGTTCCGTGTCATAGTGGTTCGGAAAGACACGTGAAACGCATCATCCTTATCATTCATCCCGGTGCACTTGGGGATGTCCTGCTGGCTGTCCCAGCGATAAGGAGTCTGAGTGTGAGGTTTCCCCAACATGAGACCATCCTCATCGCTTCTGCAGCCGTGAGCCGACTACTACTGGAGTGTGGGGTGATTGGCGATTGGGTTTCATTGGAAGGGCAATCATGTCTGGGGTTATTTTCAGAAACTTTATCCATCTCCGGCGAATTGCAATCAAGGGTGAACCGATGTGATCTGGCTGTGGCTTGGACGGAGGACAGGGATGGCGCCCTTCATTCACTATTTCGGGAAGCGGGCGTAAGGCTGGTTCAGATTCGGTCGCCATTTTCTCGAGAGTTACGCGCGAGGCATCAGAGCAACCGCTTTCTGGAGACGCTGGGTAAAACGGCTGGAGATATTTCGCCAGGGGGAACGGTACAAGTTTGCCCACAACTCTTGCAGTGGGGTAGAGACTTTCTTGAGACTTTGGGGATTTCCCACGATCAATCGTTGGTCCTCGTGCATCCGGGCAGCGGAAGCATTCACAAGTGTCTTGAACCCAGAAGAATGTCCTTGCTGATCGAACAGCTATGGCGAAGAGGGACGTGTCCACTAGTTTTGGAGGGACCAGCGGATCGGGATGTCGTGGGCCATGTGCTGCAGTTTGTGAGTAAGCCACCCCTTGTTCTTAGAGAGCTTGATCTTTCTCAGCTTGCC includes the following:
- a CDS encoding cytochrome ubiquinol oxidase subunit I is translated as MGQGFRLKRSAIRIATCIATVAIAIGCAWNGPDLSFAELSTDVYFGTEGTPQGPAVPAPHETAYPRIGSLDSRLLVWFVTQQHTYFGGFVLALPLFCALLEFLGLTTKKPALALRYDGLARDLAKVAVLSLSVTALIGSTMLTMFITLYPSFMTYMGGTFKGFMPAYAAVFLGETLLLIVYYYGWNRMTDRGMKWIHAAIGILTNIVGTALLTLVNSWSAFMMSPAGVDAQGRFLGNTWHLLHSALWNPLNVHRFLADIMSGGAVVLAYACYRFFTSKTDEERAYFDWVGYVFLFVTVCALMPMPIAGYWLMKSVFMFRQTMGVTMMGGLLTWLFVVQALLIGVLFLGINYYLWQSMARIKGGERYQPYYQLLLGVLMLALFIWLTPHTLLMSASEVKAMGGAQHPVIGNYGVMSAKNGAVNILILVTALSFLYYRRANRTMTISWVRTGNALIAILYVVGALNVIWLSVYGFYLPAKVRVGLSAPQALTTLTVIVVGVVINRLMLRGAVVHGPIQWGKIPLRGMVGLFGLAASFSWVMGLMGYIRSSGRLSWHVSELMADVSPWAFTPDLQFATKMVTLNMVVFWVAVLALFWMCERAQQPVMGEEFRDKQTPLLTPVPSQET
- a CDS encoding DUF3047 domain-containing protein, with product MWQPSVFAQGQPLVLEDFQAKEADGFPSQWDHENQRSQSKGREAYKVRSENGTNFLSAKDAGQRIKKKKIDWDPKAYPILTWRWRLNKATTGTEPLAAVYASLDTDLLFIPVFTKYVWSESKPDGTLTEGGMFSGSEIVVQTGTKEIGQWFEERVNVYEDFKRIHKHEPAEKAWGISIIATPGVEIDFGPLIAVSAK
- a CDS encoding SUMF1/EgtB/PvdO family nonheme iron enzyme, which produces MENKGVLVGSIVFVFASFFLMIGMLVYESYKANQMKQLVMSVKSEARPMANSLPAQDFSMYKTKTGDEGREMVQIPEGPFTMGSNEGDPDEAPEHQVYLKVFYLDKNEVTQEEYMRFAKMTKRPLPRIEVFEDDQSKVLKPGLAAMSVSWDEAAAYCKWAGKRLPTEAEWEKAGRGESKKRYPWGDKFVTNAANLDGSEDGYKYLSPPGSFDAGRSSYGLYDMTGNVAEWVEDSYDEHYYKKSPFRDPKGPENADLKVVRGGSWRETEHNARLSKRFAAKHWRTDVTIGIRCASDLDQAGGGPES
- a CDS encoding SUMF1/EgtB/PvdO family nonheme iron enzyme, producing MLETKFKVVFLLVVLACAAMPIVAILRGTTVTPYEKPVPGTSAEIESVADSAPEEEPIPDEMVTIPAGPFVRGTESEGFDERPQRTIYLDMFAIDRYEVTNHHYQQFVLATDHRKPGLPARYAKSGGRMKGANQPVVYVSWDDAMEYCRWKGKRLPTEAEWEKAMRGTDGRLWPWGNKEQANGANWARVPDGYEVSASVGIFQTDKSPYGVMDGAGNVIEWVADWYDEAYYKSSPEENPPSPEYGTYRVLRGGGYTTTGGDVRITSRSKMMPDFRDETIGFRCAISKTEMKEEGEKKPDEFTENRSSRESKTRPK
- a CDS encoding cytochrome ubiquinol oxidase subunit I, whose product is MGLLTGKRVFSIMALCMMVGLLLLPIVIALPSPAIGEEAPAGDAAKKDGDKVEKGRDVYYKTEGIVVGAPAPKTTDGPKDYPRYNFESRVLIWFANQQHLYYGSFVLAVPIFCMIIEFMGVVTKDKALAKRYDQLAYDFIKISLTAYSLTAILGGILIFTFLTLYPAFFGYLSSIFRPVMHIYALMFVAESGTLYIYYYGWDKMKEGFLKWIHLSMSVVLNVIGTLLMFLANSWIGFMMSPAGVDEQGRYLGNIWHVIHTALWNPLNLHRILGNMAFGGGVVAAYAAYKFLSAKTEEDRAHYDWMGYIAMALGVAFLIPLPFAGYWLMREVYAYRQQMGITLMGGLLAWLFIIQATMIGILFLSTNYYLWQAMGRMRGAEKYQRYIKYLVFLLICGFLVFITPHTMVMSPAELKAMGGQQHPVLGNFGVMSAKNGGINVIITTTVLSFIWYMRGNKVSTVSWAKFGNIFMGVFFACAYINIIWLAIYGYYIPANVRVGLSVPQVATTLSCLFFMFALNTVMMKGAKQMGPIEWGKISVRSQYALIMLATAFTWMMALMGYIRSSVRLFWHVNEIMRDNSPWAYTHTVGFAANMISFNVLFFWISILFVFWMGSLAAKKAPVEAKAGIPGSVPQPAASH